Below is a genomic region from Medicago truncatula cultivar Jemalong A17 chromosome 3, MtrunA17r5.0-ANR, whole genome shotgun sequence.
TAGTTTATATGGTTTATTGTCATCTGATTCTGAAGAGTTCTTCTGTAGGAGTCTACCGGCGAATTATGTCAGATTGGATCAAGATATCCTCTCACCTCTCGCAGGGAAGAAACAGTTGTATATATATGAAACCATGGATTTTTGGGAACAAATCAAAACTCCTGGGTAAGCTTGAATATTATCATGTTACATATTCATCATTTCCTTCATGTGTGATTATCGTATTTATTGACTTATGCTTGCAGAATGTCCATAAAATGTTCGGCCTTGTATCTTTCGCAATTTCGCCACACATCCCCTCACCTATTAGCAAATGGAGATGGTATTAAGAAAGCCTGCATCATTGGTGATGTTTATATTCACCCATCAGCAAAGGTGCATCCGTCTGCAAAGGTtaatattcaactctttctctTCGACGTCTAGTTCTCTACCCCAAGGCTTTCACGGTCATCTTAATTGCTCTATTTGAGTCTTGATATGCCTaatattttttactcataacAACTTAATGTTACTAGTTGTACTTCTGGTACATCATCAAGTAATTTATTGTGTTCTTGTTGCATTTAAAgacaaattttatttctttagcCACTTGATCTGTGTTATGAGAatacattataaatttttttaattgatgcaTATCATGTAGGTTCTCCTACTGGGCCCATACCCGCGAGGAcctattttatctttttgagtGAGAGGtccaagaaaaagaaaatctaaatGTCTTGACATGTTATGCAACTTGACTTTTGTTGATGTGGTTGAACAGATTGGTCCTGGTGTATCAATATCTGCAAATGCTCGTATAGGAGCTGGTGCAAGGCTCATAAATTGTATAGTCCTTGATGATGTTGAAATCAAGGCAAGTCTACATATTAATTGGTTTTGAAATGCATAAAACATTTTTGGAGTTGCAATTTTAAATATCTCATCTTACAGGAGAATGCTGTTGTTCTTCATGCAATTGTTGGATGGAAATCCTCCATTGGTCGATGGGCACGTGTCCAGGCAAGTTtggaaattttaatattaaactaAATTGTTCCACTAGCTAAAGGCTTGTTCTGTATTTCCTGTTGCTTGAGTTTTTAATATTTGCTAAGAAGCTGTCATAATGCTTTTCTGCTGCAATAAGCAAATGCTAATGCTGCATTCCCATTTCTCCTGTATGAGAAGCATCCCACTCATCTTGAGCCTGAATGAACATATACTTTTTAGAGTATAACTTGGTCCACTATAAGACATATAGCATTATACATGGTCCTAGAAGCTAGACTAGAACACTGACTTAGAGACTCAACAGACAACTATACTTGCAAAACTCAACATGCCTCAAATACGATTACCTCCGGTGGAGGGAACCTAttgaaaacccaaaaaaaaaaacatcggcTGATTTTGCTTTCTCTTTCAGTGATAATATGTTTAAACTTTACTATTGGCATCACCATCAGGTAATTTTAAGactcaattatatttttagtccttcaaaataTGATAATTTTCGCATTTTGTTGTCCAAGATATTCTCCCATTTTGATACCTCATTTCCATACCAATGTTGAGGGTGACGTGCCCTACTATAgcgttcataaaaaaattacgtGTATTGCATTTTTCATCTCCTATCTTTACATTCCTTTTATTCACAATTTGTTTGCTGAAATGTATGAACTAATTCAGGGTCGTGGAGATTACAACGCAAAGTTTGGGGTCACTATACTTGGTatgtttcttatttatttaataccTACCTCCGTCCTTAAGTATAagaatatcttaaaaaaaattagtcgtCTTTTCTATAGGATATTCTTCAACTTTTAACTGTCTTAATTATTTCATTACTGAAATAcccataattattttatatcttgTCTATTAGTAAACTTAACAGTATTTGTTGTTAACAAAATTAGCACAACTATAAACGTTTTTAATTCTCGAGATTTAGATAATTGAGTTTTATATACTCAGAGACGGAGGTAATACTGTTATCATGGGGAACGATAAAATAACAGAATACTAACTCTACAAATCTTGTTCTCGTGTCGTGACCAGGTGAATCTGTTGCCGTTGAGGATGAGGTAGTGGTTATTAGTAGCATTGTCCTTCCACACAAGACCTTAAATGTCGGCGTTCAGGATGAGATTCTTTTATAGAACCCGTCCTCTGCTcttggctttttatttttaatgtatttgcCTTGTGTTTAATAACTAGTTTAGAAGCCAAAAAAACGTGTATATTGTTCATGTTGTCAAATTGTTTGGACCAaaatatttaatgttgcatAAACACATTTGTGCTGCTATTTTAATActtaaaagaaataaagtaTTTCGAATATCATGTTTCAAGTCCCAGATTGCTCCTTCAAACTCATCTGTAATGGAACTTacttttttgttgcaaaagttcAACATTTACAATATATCAAGAAATGAACTCagaaaaagatagaaaattctgaaaaagcttttgattaattttattttttttactcataatgGAAGGCACAGGTTATGAACACTGGCTCTAACTAACTGTAACTACTTTCTAACTACATAGAGCTATCTAGCTAGCAACAACTTGCAAAACTAACCGCAAGCAAACTAACTGTAATTGCTGTGATGACTTACAACAGAAGCAACCACAAATAGCTCTCTTCAGTACAGCGCTCTTCTGCTGATCTACCAGCTCATACTTCAACATACAATAGGCGGCCATAATTGTTATCGCCAGGAGCCAGGAAGTATATAGAATCTAAAGAATCCTAAAACCAGTTAGACTTCAAAGATGGTTTGTTCAGAATTGAAGAGGCTAAATACAATGGTATTTGACAATGCTAGCAGCATACTTATAAATATAAGCTGATAAGCATCAAATCACAGCTTACAACCACTGAATGGGGTGTAAAGGACTTCTTAGTTCTCATGAATTTAGGTTGCAATCAGATTAATCTCAAACAAGAAAGCAACCAGGACTATAAAAATAAGTAGAAAGATTTTTTGAAGCTCAAACCATGTTCCATTTTAGACATTTGCCAAAAGTTTACCATGGATACTTTCTCATTGAACAGCAGTGAATTAGGGAGTTCTTCAACCCTCAATTATTAAACTGCATGGCCAAATGTCAAACCAATTGCTGCGCCAAAGatgaattatttttcaaatactgTGGAACTTGCATCACTCGCACGTTGATTTTCCCTTTTCCCATGAAAGACTTGATTTTAGTTCTCAAACTTGAGAAGACATTTTCGAGCCTAAAACCAGTTCATAATACGCATAATGCAGGGAATGACAACAGAAACAGAAATGGCTGTTCTCAAGAACCAAATCCAAACGTTATCACAATTTCACATGACGAAGAACACGGCCAGACCTGCTTTGCATTCTTAATATCTCATTTGCAAATTCTCGATTCCCTGTTAGAACAAGTCCATTTAACACCCGATTAAAAGTAAACTTACGCGGCAAGAAACCTCTACCAACCATCTCTATCAACAACTTCCCAGCCAACACCAAATCCTCGGATTTCTTCCTCACAAACATGGCACTAATCAGAATATTATAAGTATCCAAATTGGGCAAGCAAGTCCCATTCCCCATCTTTTCAAACAACTCCAAACCCTTTTCAAGTTCCCCTTCATCACAATAATAACGTATCACGACATTGTATGTCTGAACACTTGGCATGCACCCATTTTCCTCCATTCTCTTCATAAACTCCACACCTCTCTCGATTTCACCCGAATGACACAAGcctcttataacaacattataAGTAGTCAAATTAGGCACACACCCTTTCCCCACCATCTCATCAAAAACCAACAAAGCATTCTGCACACTATCCTTCTTACACAAAACCTGAATTAAAGCATTATAAGTAGCAACAGAAGGAACCAAACCCTCTTTCACCATCGCATCGAAAACCCTCTTCGATCTCTTAACCTCACCAGCAACACCAAATCCGTGAACCATAGTGGTATAAGTAACCACATCAATCTCacacttcctcttcttcatctccaAAAAAAACTCCCAAGCTTCATTCAATTGCCCACACCTAAAATAGCCTTTCAACAATGTATTATAAGTAACCATTGTCGGATCAACCCCCCTCTCCACCATCTCCTTCAAAACCTGCAACGCCATTGGCGTTCGCTTAATCAAACACCAACCATTCGCCATTATATTATAACTAACACTATCACATTTAAACCTACCTCTAAGCGTTTTAAACAAGTTATTCGCCATTTCAACGCGCTTCGTCTTGCATAGAACATCAAGGATAGTATTGAAAGAATTCAAATCCTGATGACAACCGTGTTCGTGCATCGACAAAAACACTTTCACAGCCTTATGAGCTTTTCCACCGGTTGCATAGCGTTCAGCAAGGATTGCAAAGGTTTTGGGAGTTGGGCCGAGACGGAGGGCCCGCATACGGCCCATTAAGGCCCAAGCAGTGTTGTATTCACGTAACCGGGCGGCGATGTCGACGGCGTGTTCGAAGGAGGAGATGGAGTGGATGTAGGTTGGATGGCGGTCTAGGTGTTTGAAGAATTGCAAGGCTTTGGGACCGTGGTTCCAGAGGCGTTTGAGAATGTTGTCGACGAGAAGTGGGGTCCATTGGAAGGTGGGATTTGAAAGGGTTTGGGAGAGGGTTTTTGGATCTGATTCGAGGACGAGTTTTGCAACGGTGGCGTCGATGGGAGGTGGTGGAGATTCGGGTACGGTGGTGAGGGTTGCGAGGGGAAGACGGAATCGGGAAGTGTTTAAGTTTCGTTGAGCTGGTTTAACCAGCAACTGGTTCAACATGTTGGGGTTTTTCTCATTTTTGGGAtcgaacttttttttataattgaaatggACCAAaattaggggtgttcaaaatcgaaccaacccaatagaaaaaccgcaaaccgaaccaacccaaaccgaaaccgcaaaaaaccgcacttggttcggatgagttcggatgacttttagactgaaccgcgcggttcggttcggtttgcggtttgcatctcagcaatcgaaccaaaccaaaccaaaccgcaaaaaTACTCAATGTTATTAAACTAAGTAAGTATTGTACTAGCCCAATACCAAAGTGAacccaagcccaagcccaacACTATCCAGCTATGATAATGTGTTACTTTGGAATTTCAAGTTGTTCTTTTTTGGTTCTTAAATATTACTTTGGTACTGTAATGttattttagataaataacttttattggtattgtaatgctattttggaacttcaagttctttttttgaataattaaaattgctTGGTACTAGttggcaatattagagttaatgtaatttttttatttatctcgcGATTAACCGCATCAactgaaccaatccaaaccgcattggtttggtttggtttggatgactttttaaaaatcaaccgaaccaaaccaaaccgcatgttTTTTTCTCTCGCGATTTGGATGATTATTATGCttgaaaccgaaccaaaccgcaccgcgaacacccctaacCAAAATACTAttaaattttcacttttaataaTTTTGGTGGAAATTAGTTTAGAATAGATGGTTTCAACTTGAACTTGCAAgacttaaaaatattataattgaaattattaaGAGAAATATAGAGATTAATAGATTTAATTGTAATATGATAGAATATTATGACGTCGTATGATTCATATAGTTAACTTTCATTTGGTGGAATAAAGTTCGTTAATCGTTGTTTTATTTGCATGCCTCCAAGTCCAAATGCATATATTCCCCACCTTACGAAATCAATAAAcctataattttgaattttacaaAACGTTCAAAACATCCAAAATTGAGTTTATAAGAGAGTTCTATAAACTCAGTGTAAGGAACtttcaaaacatcaaaaattgAGTTTATTGAAGTTATAAGAGAGTTCTATAaactcaattttgaattttatgtgAGGTGTATTCGGGATTCGACTTCAACCTTTGCATATATCATGTGTTACTTTGCATGATTACTCATAGCTCTTTATGAGAGCGTAGTTGAATTCGAATGTAGATTGAGCTAAAATTTTCTTGTTAGACAGATGacttgcaatttttttattttttgagctACAATCTTACAAGTTGTTCCCAAGTAGAATAAATTTGGAATACAGAACCAAGAGAATAAACTTGGAACaaaaagggaataaaaattatAACGCCTTTTaaaagggactaaaaacaaaattataacgccttttaaaataaaacaataatatgAGGCTATCTTCAAATCTAAGAGTATCGAAGTATATGCCGTGCAATCCAAGAGTTTACCTCTATTATATGGAACGGAATGGAAGCATTTACACGTAAGCTGCTTTGTGATTTTTCAGATTACAAAGCAACTGCAGGTTTTGTATTCTTCTGAGTACTTACGGGATTTAAATTGAAATAGCTTGGTAACAAGCTTGAACCCAAATTAGAAATTTCAACTCAGTTATATTATAACACCAGTTTTAACAAGCATGTCTGCagcaacttagacaacatcacAAATTTGTAAAACTAGCCAGTTTCCCTAGAAGCCACTTTGTTGAAAACTAGCTCTTCAACCTTGGTGATCTAGGTTCGATACTGGCACACCGAACAAATTTATAAAACTACAGCAACAATTAACGCAACAAACAGGGTATTGTTATTCTCAGCCACAGCATACACGCTGTTCAGGAAGAGAGATCAAACACAAATTTGTTTCTTAAATGCATGACGATAATACTGAGTTTTAAACACAATCTATCTCGCATTCGCGTAAGAATTCAACCACTGTTATTAATCCAAAGCAACTTAGTTGCGACTTGGGTCGGTGAAGAAGCTGTTGAGGCCGGGCATAATCTCTGGTGATCTGTTGCGGGAAAACTTCCTCAACAAATGTTCTGTGTACTTCTCTCCCTCGGCAAAGTTCTCCAACACTCCTGCAGCTCGGGACTGCTTGTTCACCCTAAACCCATCAAAAGAACAAACATCCATTATACTCCTTCAAACACCAAATCCTAGctaaaaattaaacaacaataGCTACATTCCTGTGTAAAACTGAGATAaaagttttcattttcaatggATAGCAGTTCTGTCATGACATAATTTAAATAATCTCAAGCAATTGAATATCTCCAACTTCATTTCACTCAACCCGGAAAACATATCATGGATTTAACTTGTATACACTGacagtgtaaaacttttttacagATGCATTGAATAAAATCACACCATGATGCCACTCTTTTAAgttatatctccaaatatcagtTTAACGTGATTTGATTAGATGCATGTGTAAAACAAAATTTACACCTTcaatgaataaaaattaatctatAGTATCAATTAGTGTAGCCAACAACTTCTAAATCACCGTTCAATGTCATTTGTGTAAGATTTGCTTTAATAAATTTGACAAATCAGCTTCAATCATCAGATTATTATCATAGTTAAAGATCTCCTAAAACTCACTTTTTTACGGCAGTTAATCAAATTCATTAATTTCTACCTTGTTTTTATAGTCCAGATACATCAGCTATTTAATtaatctaaaaaaacaaaaattgtttaaaggtatCTAAAATAGAATcccattaaattttgtaaatatctacaaacaaacaaattgtgAAAATTTAAGCAGAGACATCATATCATTTCTCAGataggaaaaccaaaaataaaaaaggaatattCGGTATTCCATGCATGCCCCCTTGACCAATATTACTAATcggataattaattaatggaaAGCAATTAGTAGCAATATTAATCACCAATCTGAGATAAGTCAAACTCCAAAGAAGAGAAAAATCAATAAtctcaaagaagaagaaaaaaacatgagtACCTGACTTCAGGGTTGATGCAGATGTTACGAACAAGTGAAAAGGCACAGATCCCAACAGCAGCTCCAACCGCAGCAAACAGAGGGTATacctaaaacaaacaaacaaacaatcaaAGGTGGTGAAACCCTAACTCTCTTTTTACGAAATTCGAAGTAGTAAATGGACGAATACAGATCGAAAAGGACTCACCTCGGGTCTGATCCAGCGATTGGTGGCCATGGATAGCAGTTGAAgaatataacaaaaacaaagggGGGAGAAGATGTTGCAATGGAATGTGGAGGAGTGATAAGCAAGAGCTTGTTTATTCttacaaatggaaattaaataTTGTTAAATCCGCATAGATGCAATGTCATTGGTCATTGGTGACTTACAACTTGCTTACTTGTCCGTATGGGATAGTGTGATACCCGGTCACTCAGCCCAATGTATTTGCAAACTGTCAACTCACTCCAACACTCCACTTCTTATTCTGTCGTTTTcacataatttttaaaattatcccTCATTATTGACATAAAAgagttgaattaaaaaaattgaaagaagataagCTAATAAATAGTgggtataataaaaaataaacattaacgTGTATTCatattgtaaaatgacatataaaaaactgaatttttttttaattgatatataATAAAACACGAGAAGGAGTAATAGTGTTACaaccaccaaaaataaaaaaagtgttacTCTTTATCAACGGAAACAAAGAAATAttaattgtaagaaaaaaaattgattacaaGCGGTGGTAAGGAAGTGTAGGTGTAAAATCTTTTCTCCAACAAATGAATTCAAAGGCTGTATTtgataacacaaaaaagctagcttatagtttGTTGGATTAGTTTATAAACTCGTTAGATGAAAACGTGACGTATTTGATAACAAacttttttcatgagcttatagcgttttttgaaaagttatttcaagtagttttttatattttcttccaactttaaccctattaatttaaattaattatttttttaattaaacaactacccatgttcatctttataaccgccccatttttcccttaaaaaaaatggcacgtagtttttttaagaagaactttatatacatacatatatatatatatatatatatatatatatatatatatatatatatatatatatatatatatatgtatgtatgtatgtattttttttaagaaaatgctttatattttgctataactaacctgtcgtacaccacacaaaaaaataactagcctatttttttttaaaggaaaaaataactagtcttttgtacgttgtaaaattttatatattctaactCACTTTTTGTTTCCacctttttcttaattttgggATACataaagcagagatcaaaattgtcggtgattttttttttaggattaaaggtcgaagaatttttttatggagactaagaccaaaagtttgaatatttatagggaccaaaaacatatttaactataattaaaatattaaaaaataaatacattacaaaaaaatgtgtgtctatatgtatattaaaaaaaaaaaaatgtccctttatgtcattttatacttatcagccacttcaacagctaattttaccaaacacattatttttaataagcaagcttttcagctataaactatcaactatcagtcatcagctatcagctagcttttcagctatcagctaacttatagcttatttttatcaaacagagccgaaatatctaaataaatatttaggtcggtttatttttatttaggtaTTAGaaccatttatttttctttggcCTCAAAAGTCTGTTATTAACTTGTTTTCAGCTACTATAGGTCGAAATTCGAGCAATGAAACTTGAGTTGA
It encodes:
- the LOC25489574 gene encoding pentatricopeptide repeat-containing protein At1g74900, mitochondrial: MLNQLLVKPAQRNLNTSRFRLPLATLTTVPESPPPPIDATVAKLVLESDPKTLSQTLSNPTFQWTPLLVDNILKRLWNHGPKALQFFKHLDRHPTYIHSISSFEHAVDIAARLREYNTAWALMGRMRALRLGPTPKTFAILAERYATGGKAHKAVKVFLSMHEHGCHQDLNSFNTILDVLCKTKRVEMANNLFKTLRGRFKCDSVSYNIMANGWCLIKRTPMALQVLKEMVERGVDPTMVTYNTLLKGYFRCGQLNEAWEFFLEMKKRKCEIDVVTYTTMVHGFGVAGEVKRSKRVFDAMVKEGLVPSVATYNALIQVLCKKDSVQNALLVFDEMVGKGCVPNLTTYNVVIRGLCHSGEIERGVEFMKRMEENGCMPSVQTYNVVIRYYCDEGELEKGLELFEKMGNGTCLPNLDTYNILISAMFVRKKSEDLVLAGKLLIEMVGRGFLPRKFTFNRVLNGLVLTGNREFANEILRMQSRSGRVLRHVKL
- the LOC25489575 gene encoding uncharacterized protein, giving the protein MATNRWIRPEVYPLFAAVGAAVGICAFSLVRNICINPEVRVNKQSRAAGVLENFAEGEKYTEHLLRKFSRNRSPEIMPGLNSFFTDPSRN